The region ACCTAAGCCTTGTCTGTAAACCAGCCCTAAAAATGCTAACTGGATAAACTTAATACAACTTGCCATGATTCCTTTTAATGCTCttgtattgtttaaaaaaaaagcaaacatggGCATTACAacaactaaaataaatatttataattctcCAAATGAGCTCTGCATTCTTCCTacaattcaaaaacacattttgataCGTGTATTGGCTGCAGAAGTGTCCACAGTTATGTGACTCGGTGAGCAtttgatgctctgtgatggactggcacctcattcagggtgtgttcctttctCACGCCCAATTATTCTGAGTACGGTACGGTAgtggtacattattgtcacttaaaagcaccacttaatggacctccatgaatatttcacattattttagttactgacagatataagtatgaattaaaatgaaaatagcagcttaatttgctttaaaactgacaattttattaaactgacggaaaaacccgagctcgctacggaaattcttgaacgcaaccgtgacgtcactggtggacaacagctgaacaacgccgcggtaaaacaccgttatgaccgactgttatgacagtatctagctaaataacccacattattcatgacaatagcctagcaataagctaaactcagatgtagaggtaccgttattcttgtaaatgtgatcgaagtcgaactcgaattcatccgacactataaaccaccgtaatgcagctacgtagccgagtataatctgagccaccgagtttagcgagtcaagctaacgttaactaacaccaactaaaacaggcgaagtgagtgtccttaccctgtttacctccatgttacagaggctcttgaacacctttcgttggtgtccttacatgcccatattgttggaaaagctccagtgaaatgagctacagataacggagtgagcggatgggcctttccaaagtgtccgtttaaagttgacagatTTAgaccattttctggatattttgggatctttgggccatttgtgtaacagtgtaaatgtatctttaaaggtacagcaatGGTGTTAAAGTCAAGTGGAGTTCCCTAAAGgtccattacattctcttctccagaaagagaaggggatatctgtaatctttcattttaGAACTgtgtcagataaaaaaaaaaaaaacataggtcctggagatgaaaggggcgtatgaaatcaacacaacgtCTACAATCTACAATCAGAACAAGGTACTATTACGTTCCCTATTTAAAGGTACATATAGattcccttgagggtaccacagTGTAGGGACACCATGAcctcaggatgaagcagttccagaatgaataaatgaaggaaCAAACTTGAGCCTCTTTAGGAAATCAAAATGGTTTCCTCTGTCTTTCAGCCAGTGGGGTTTTCAGCTTTCTGTTGATCGTAGTTAAAGCCCTGTGCATTAACCATACATTAGACTTTAAAATGGATGTGAATGACCACAATTCAAAGTATGAAAGGAACTTGCCTTGCTTTTAGGGTGGTACACAGTCTGTACGTTCCAGAGGGGATCACATGGAGAAGACATGACTAATGTATCGCTGGATTTAATCCCACAAACCAGGGCAATCCAGTATAGCACATGGCTCCTGACTCAGTGGAGCACTCTTGTGAAGAGGGTGTAGTGGGAAAAAAGTTTATTTCACTCATCAATATCAAAAACTCCTTTCCCCATGCTGTAAGGTAAATGTTATCGGGAGAGGCTCTGATGATGAGTGTCTGGAATGATTTGTCTTGATGATAGCTGGGATATTAACTTGAATGGTAGAAGATAttattcagggtcactgtgtgtCTGGAGTCCACCCAGAATTCCTGGGCGCAAGACACAACAGGCTTTGTTTAGCTTTAGTGTGAAGATATATAGCTGAAGGTGTTCTAAGTGTGAAAGGTATCTGCACACACTGGCTACACCTCTGCTAGTTGGCCTTACATACCCTGGGTGACAGGAACAGGAAGGGGAAGAGTACAAAGCTCTTGACTTCATAATTCCAGGTCACAACAGCACCGTGTGGAATGCTGTTAGATTTACAGATTCTTTAAAGGCTTTGCTTTGCTGTAACCCACTGAAAGTTTTTCTCTCACCAGTGTAACACTGACACACTAACCTCAACTAATAATAGTCTCTCTTCGCTGCTGCCGTTCCCTCTCACAGCAGCTGCTCTGAGGGCAGTGGCCCATTTCAGAATGCTGCTTCAGCACATTCTATATACACCATCACTCCACAGCCATAGGGATGAAACTTCAGATGAGTCTAGTACTTACAGTCAGTCTTCTGCTGAGAGGAGAATTCACTTTAGATTTAAAAGTTCTTTATTCATGCCCTGAGACATCAGCACAATAGTTTATTGGTAAATTGCAGATATTTCTTTATAGAGGTGGCTGTtattcaacattcattcattcactcattatctgtaacccttatccagttcagggtcgcagtgggtcggagcctatccggaatcattgggagcaaggcaggaacacaccctgaagggggcgccagtccttcaaagggtgacacacacacaaactcactcacacctatggacagttttgagtcacaaatctaccacctaccaacgtgtgtttttttttttttttggaacgtgggaggaaaccggagcacccggaggaaacccatgcggatacgggaagaacacaccgaagtcctcacagacagtcacccggaggaaacccacgcagacacagggagaacacaccacactcctcacagactgtcacccagaggaaacccacgcagacatagggagaacacaccgcactcctcacagacagtcacccagaggaaaaccacgcagacaaagggagaacacaccgcactcctcacagacagtcacccggaggaatcccatgcagacacagggagaacacaccgcactcctcacagactgtcacccagaggaaacccacgcagacacagggagaacacaccgcactcctcacagacagtcacccagaggaaacccacgcagacacagggagaacacaccacactcctcacagacagtcacccggaggaaacccacgcagacacagggagaacacaccacactcctcacagactgtcacccggaggaaacccacgcagacacagggagaacacaccgcactcctcacagacagtcacccggaggaaacccacgcagacacagggagaacacaccacactcctcacagacagtcacccggaggaaacccacgcagacacagggagaacacaccacactcctcacagacagtcacccggaggaaacccacgcagacacagggagaacacaccacactcctcacagacagtcacccggaggaaacccacgcagacacagggagaacacaccacgctcctcacagacagtcatcttgattacagactgtaatcaaGAGAAAAGGGAGCCTCTGTTGCTACTCTGTGCTCAGTACGGCAAAAACTGCATTATTGTAACACGGTGAACAGAAACGATGAGACTCAGATGTATGTGCATAAGTggaaatttaataaatataattgtgAACGGAAAACAAAGTTTCAAAATGCTGCCGTTACAAACACATGGAATTGACTGACGAGGCATGGCTGGATACAACAGGCTTATAACGACAGGGAAAACAAAGAACACTCATGAACTCAGTCACATGATCCCTGAGAACTTTATGAGGGCAGTGGCCCATTTCAGAATGCTGCTTCAGCACATTCTATATACACCATCACTCCACAGCCATAGGGATGAAACTTCAGATGAGTCTAGTACTTACAGTCAGTCTTCTGCTGAGAGGAGAATTCACTTTAGATTTAAAAGTTCTTTATTCATGCCCTGAGACATCAGCACAATAGTTTATTGGTAAATTGCAGATATTTCTTTATAGAGGTGGCTGTtattcaacattcattcattcactcattatctgtaacccttatccagttcagggtcgcagtgggtcggagcctatccggaatcattgggagcaaggcaggaacacaccctgaagggggcgccagtccttcaaagggtgacacacacacaaactcactcacacctatggacagttttgagtcacaaatctaccacctaccaacgtgtgttttttttttttttttggaacgtgggaggaaaccggagcacccggaggaaacccatgcggatacgggaagaacacaccgaagtcctcacagacagtcacccggaggaaacccacgcagacacagggagaacacaccacactcctcacagactgtcacccagaggaaacccacgcagacatagggagaacacaccgcactcctcacagacagtcacccagaggaaaaccacgcagacaaagggagaacacaccgcactcctcacagacagtcacccggaggaatcccatgcagacacagggagaacacaccgcactcctcacagactgtcacccagaggaaacccacgcagacacagggagaacacaccgcactcctcacagacagtcacccagaggaaacccacgcagacacagggagaacacaccacactcctcacagacagtcacccggaggaaacccacgcagacacagggagaacacaccacactcctcacagactgtcacccggaggaaacccacgcagacacagggagaacacaccacactcctcacagacagtcacccggaggaaacccacgcagacacagggagaacacaccgcactcctcacagactgtcacccagaggaaacccacgcagacacagggagaacacaccgcactcctcacagacagtcacccagaggaaacccatgcagacacagggagaacacaccgcactcctcacagacagtcacccggaggaatcccatgcagacacagggagaacacaccgcactcctcacagactgtcacccagaggaaacccacgcagacacagggagaacacaccgcactcctcacagacagtcacccggaggaaacccacgcagacacagggagaacacaccacactcctcacagacagtcacccggaggaaacccacgcagacacagggagaacacaccacactcctcacagacagtcacccggaggaaacccacgcagacacagggagaacacaccacactcctcacagacagtcacccggaggaaacccacgcagacacagggagaacacaccacgctcctcacagacagtcatcttgattacagactgtaatcaaGAGAAAAGGGAGCCTCTGTTGCTACTCTGTGCTCAGTACGGCAAAAACTGCATTATTGTAACACGGTGAACAGAAACGATGAGACTCAGATGTATGTGCATAAGTggaaatttaataaatataattgtgAACGGAAAACAAAGTTTCAAAATGCTGCCGTTACAAACACATGGAATTGACTGACGAGGCATGGCTGGATACAACAGGCTTATAACGACAGGGAAAACAAAGAACACTCATGAACTCAGTCACATGATCCCTGAGAACTTTACAGGTGTTAGACATCAACGAAGAGCACTGGACAGTCGTCTTATGTgaaaacagctttaaaatagAGGGTTACACACCAAACCACCTTCAGTCTATTTACATCTTTAAAACCTTTTATTGTGAATAGCaataaaactacaaaaatatttgtgaatatAATGCTTTTATCAGAATTATTTGAGTCAAAACTGTAGTATTTGGATCAGCACTGTTGAATGGCTCTGCGTGACCCTGCAGCTGAAACCGTATCAGTATCAGAcagttattatttaaaggatCTTTATAAGTTTgatatgaaattaaatgaaaacagatgttttatttattatcgcCCTTGCTTATGTTATCACATTGTTATAATGTGTATTATAATgtgtattatttgtatttacctTAAAAGTCTGAAGTTGTAAGACGAGTACAGGGTGATAATATGTAGCAATGTGGAAGTCTCAGTGTCATGTCAATGGCTGGAAATTCAATAAATGCTTACCTTAGTCTGCTATCTGTAGAGTGCTGTGTTTACTGATCAGTGATCATTGCTTTTGTTTCCTTAGCTCCTTGTCTCTACTTATAAATCTGGCTCTCTGTTAAACTATTCCATTATTTTAGGTTTTTTTCTGACTTTAAATTAAGATCCTGTTTTTGGACCCACTTATATTGCTCTGGTCTGTCTTCTGGTTCTGACTTTTAGCCTGAGTCCGTTTTTGTGCCATCTGGGTTTCATGTACAGTCCTCCAAGTTAAATTTGTTTAACTTGTTAATGTTGCATACAGTTAGCTTTACcaaattcaaatgtaaataatgtaggCTATAGTAAAACATTATTATATCATGTCAATGCTTTGTATTCACCTGCACAtagcaatattcattcattcattcattatctgtaagcgcttatccagttcagggtcgtggtggatccagagcctacctggaatcattgggtgcaaggcgggaatacaccctggagggggcgccagtccttcacagggcaacacagacacacacacacacacacattcattcacacctacggaccgttttgagtcgccaatccacctaccaacgtgtgtttttggactgtaggtggaaaccggagcacccggaggaaacccacgcagacacagggagaacacaccaactcctcacagaccgtcacccggagcgggagtcgaacccacaacctccaggtccctgtgtgactgcaacactacctgctgcaccaccgtgccgcccaaacaTAGCAATAGACAAAAGAAAATTCCATTGAAACATCCATTGAAAATTCCAGTATCATGTGTGAAAAGTACTGAAGCATTGAACATTTTCAGAATCTATACACAACAaagataaaaatgacattttaaatacttgcctacaaaagaaaatgtatgtataacTTTTGTTATGTAAACATAGGGCTGGAcagtaattcaatatcaatatacatCGCAATATAATATGTTTCAATaatcatgattttgaaatgcattttcaatatttcaacatacattatttacaacatctgtcactgaccaacggtcattacagggtgctgtcgttagtttaaaatttagtttaaaaatattaatattgacaaagttATTCAatggattttatactgttcatatcgatatcggaattatatcatatcgcccaaaaatttgaaatatattgtgatataaatttcggccgtatcgtccagccctatgtGTACAAaaatttaagtaaaaaaaaaaagttgcaatTAAATACAACTATAATCACAAGCTTTATCTGCACATATTTGATTCTAAAGTATAGATTTTcctggttatttatttatagacatAAGAGTGGACAAAATTAGCTGTGTAAGAATAGATTTATTACTTACAGAGATTCAGGAACACTGCTTTTAACTTTGTCTGACGTTTGTTGTTGCAGAACACCTCAAAGACAGTGAATAGCTCCCATAGAGTACAGTCTGCCATTTAAAAACACGTCTTTTGCTTTACTTTAGATTATTTAGATAATGGGCTAGATGTAAGGTACATTAAATTTTTTTCTCCTTACCTTAATTATCTTGAGATCTCAAGATAATttatttgagggaaaaaaaatgagtGGAATGTTGCCTGAATGGAGTATTATTATGGAGCGCCATAATAATCCCCTCGAATAAATTATCGTTtcgtttttttccccacatgTCCCTTCGGGGGCTCCGTACTACAGCACACAATGTTGTTGCCAAATAGTGATCCGAATACTCATTGACTTTATTCCACAGTGGTAAATTAGCTACTGAGGGGCCGTATAAAGCCAGGCCTCATGACTAACAGTGTTCTCTTTATACAAAAATTATGATAAACCCAAAGCATGGCTTTGTTTCTTACAAACAGTTGTCTACATAAAGTTACAGCACAGCTTCTAAGTCCAGCAAAAAAGCCCCAGCATGCACAAACTGCATGAGCACCTCTTAAAGGAACAGCACACTCTTATTAGCTGTTGCTGGGACAAACCATAAAAGGCTGAATTAATTATAACTCTGCCTTAGAAAGTCATATATAATCATTCAGTAGTGTCCCATTATAACTTGCCAAATGTAATATGCTAGAAGGTCAGAGGTTGTTGACCCATGACTTTGATAATGCCAGAATGTTGGCATTAGACATCATATTTAAACATGATCCAAGACAGGAAACTGGCCCTCACTTCTAGTCATCACTCAGCACGATGCTAGCCAAAACAAGAACttgtaaaatacataaaattggCACTTTCTACAGCAAATGTTACAGCTATACTAGCCTTTATCTATCTTAGTGGCACTGGGGGATGTGGAAACACAGCTAAGTGTCTCTAACTAGCAACATCTAAAATTGAGAACCAAAAAATGAATTGCTAGATTAATTGTCAAAATACCGAGGAGCCCTATTGGTCTATAAGGTTGTTCAGTGCTCTTCTTTTTGCAGGGTGGACTCTATCATGCTGGTGGAGGAGGGCTTCAAGTTAGTGAGTGTGGATGCCAGTGATAAAATGCTGAAGTACGCTCTGAAGGAGAGATGGGAGAGGAGGAAAGAGCAAGCGTTTGACCAGTGGGGTGAGGAAGAGTTCCTGATTTCAGGAAAGTGGCTTTTAAAGATGTGACTTCACTGGGACACAACCATGTAACTATACTCTGTGGTGCACCATCTTCCCTGCAGTGATTGAAGAAGCTAACTGGCTTACACTTTCAGAAGATGTTCAGAAGCCAGGAGAAGGATTTGATGCAGTAATCTGCCTGGGGAACTCTTTTGCTCATCTACCCGATTTTAAAGGTCaggatattaaaatattttatgtttcatttgTGAATATTGTGATGTGCTTATTgacagacacactctctctctcactttcactctcattctctttctctctctctctctctctctctctctcaggggaTCAGAGTGATCAGAAGCTGGCTCTTCAGAACATCGGCAGCATGGTGAAACCTGGAGGAATCCTCATCATCGATCACCGTAACTATGACTACATCCTCGAGACCGGGCGAGCTCCACAAGGGAAGAACATTTATTACCAGGTATGATTTCTAAACACAAAACCATCCCATTTTCAAAAGACAAATATCCTAAACCTGTGTCATCTGTTGTTTCCCTCTCTGGTCCACGTATGCTAGTTTGTGAGTTTTCCAAATTAAAATTCACTGTATCTATttctgctcctgtttcctcccacagtccaaaaacacacgttggtaggtggattggcgactcaaaagtgtccgtaggtgtgagtgtgtgagtgaatgtttgagtgtgtgtgttgccctgtgaaggactggcgccccctccagggtgtattcccgccttgcgcccaatgattccaggtaggctctggacccaccgcgaccctgaactggataaggcttacagataataatgaaCAGTTCTTGCTTTTAAAGAAGCTAACATCATATTGACACAATATTTCCCACATTAGGGGCCAatgttttaacaaagaaaactgTTCCCATCTCTAATTTGACTGAAATGCGAGTTTGTATTACTTACAAAATGGtttaatgcataaatgtaacTAATGTAACTAAGCAGGGCCTTCCTCTGAGCTTTATGTTCCAACCTTTTTACGTCAGAGTAGACTAACCGACTAACCTAAAGAATACATTACGCATAACCTTACATAACACTTCCACAGAATGACACTCCTAACATAAGCATAAGAACAATGATTATTTACATCCTTTGTGTTGAGTTTACACTTCACTTTTTGTCCTGAAATCCAAGTTCAACACGTCTATAAgacaagaaacaaacaaacagcattaAACAATTCCAGGAATTGAGTAAAGTGAACTCTAAACAACTCCTGGGCTTCTAGTTCCACAAACTATTGACACAACAAATAATgacataaacctattgagacaTCTATAAAAGCTTAGTCCCAAAAGAACGAGTAGATTTTACGATGACTGACCCTTGTTGGGAAAAGGCCCATATAGATGTTAATATAGGCTTATGATGGTACATTATGAGTGATAACCAGAGTAAAGTGtaagtgaaaaaaataacatttggcTGGTATTTGTTTTCTAGAGCGACTTGAAACAAGACATTTCCACCTCAGTCCTTTGGGTCAACAACAAGCCACACATGGTCACACTGGACTATTCTCTGGAGATCCCCCAGCCAGAAGACGCACACACACCCCCTGATACGAGGTACTGGGATTTGTGACGTAAACCAGGAGGCTTCTAGAGAGATGagtttaaaaagaataaaagaaacTGTTGGTCAAATTCCAATATCAGTAGCTTGAGGAATAGACTTGACCTAGTTTGTGTGACTCTACGCACTGCTGTGTGTTATCGTTCATCTTCAGTACATTATCAGCAGTGCTTTTATGAGCAATTGTGGCCTGTCTTGGTGAAAACTGCACACTAATGTAACCTGAGACAAGTGTAAATTAAGGCAGCACAGATTTGGTGCTGATTCTTACATAAGGTGCACTTTAGAATCGCCTCACCTCCTTGTTTGAGTTTCTCcgatcacagcgctggacctgtgtttacgtgagagtgcaaagatgaggttaaacagcaaaacaaactgaaTGAGTGTGAAGAAATAAAGGTACTGATTATATAtggaggaaaacaaaacaaaacaaaaacaaagcaaatggCTAAAAAAATGTCAGAGATGTTTCATTCAGAGCACAGAATACAGGAGgccctcgggttacgtcagtctcgagttacgacacatctccaatttactgtataaagctttgtttcgacttaagtgttTTTGCGACGTAaccgtcgtaacgcgaacttcgtgtgtggtgtgcgcggcgaaagaatacacggttacgtggCTCAGGactgtgttaggataggataagtgcttacagtaggtaatttacgtacagtatgtacgtatgttccgacttacactgaaaatcggtttacggcgcgacgtaggaacggatcaacgtcataagtcgaggaccccctgtagtGTGTTCACTCGAAGAAAAGGGGtacatgtcccctttaatatatttacataataacacatttacttGCATTCTGGCATGAACAAGTCATATCTCTGTCCCACAAAGCAACTGCAAACACTTCCTGACAATAAATACAGAGCGATTtatttccattatattcaaataataacaaaatatattctgcaatattttacaaacacaaatgaacCTTAAATGAAGGTTTAGACTTTCTATGAGCTCAGAgtgaataatatttaatataaaatgacaGAATATTGCAGTAATAATGGCGTCCTATATGCTATATGAtatttcctgtgtgtgttttacagtaaaTTCCGCTTGTCGTATTACCCTCACCGGCTGGAGAACTTCAAGGAACTCCTGAAAGAGGCCTTCTTTGGACAGTGTGAGCAGACCATGTTTGCTGACTTTAAGCACTATGAGCCAGACCAGGGAGAAGCTCCTTGCTACTTCATCCATGTGGTTAAAAAgaacattgtgtaaaaaaaaaatctgtacaaGCCTTTTTCTCTTAATTTGTTTGTGTAGATGGTACATCTCTTGTATTTCTCTGGTGCTTTGCTTCTTCATTTTACTGCAGCGTCTAGTAGCAGGCCTCTCcaaaaaacacaatcacagacagAAGCTGTTACTAGAGAATCTTTAAAACCTAATGGTGCTGAGACAATTCTTGATATCCTAATATCCAGGAGATGTCAGGGAGTGAACATTTTTGTCTAAGTCTAAGGTGCTCTGACCTCCATTTAAGCCTGGAGTTCTGTTTTGGAGGTTTAAGACCAAGCCTTTTGAACTTATATTAGTGGGATGCCAATATTATATCGAtctttacaaatgtatttttttagtctTGCTTTAATTTCGAAAGCAAAAATGTGCATTTAATATACAACCTCATGTCTTAAACTGAAACAGTCAGAAGGGATGTAGAGCTGTTATAAGTGGCTTAAAACCTCACTAAGGCTGCtgattgtttttaatttgataCACCACTAAATGTGGGTTGTAGGACGGTGGAATCATGAGCTAAGAAGCTCATGGATGCTAAAAATGTATGTTCCAAACTgtaaaaggtgtgttgttttctgttttttgagAGTCATTGAGTTATTACCACAGCCTCTGCTCATGTGTAGATCTTTTGTGTTTGGCTTGACTAGTAAAtgatttgtcattttaaacTACCCTTTGCCTTTATCCCTCTCTACTGATAGATCCTGACCTCATCGTTTATTTGAAAAGTGAATCTCTCCTTGTGTCACTCTTATTTCCACAGTCTCAGTGGCATCTGTGTGAGGTTTATAAATTAGCCCAATGTAAAAGCAGGTGTACACGGTGTCTTTTCTTTATCTGAACGGTGTTTGAGTTCAGCTGAGTTCCAGCAACAGTCTACCAGACTTGAGTTTTGTGCTGAGAACCTTTGAGAACCAATGAAAGCTCTCTATCTCCATCTGTTGGACAAATTGAATTTGTCTTACACAAAAGTAAAGTATTTTTGTATTCTTTAGTGGAAAGAATTAGGCTGATTTTGTTGAGACGGTTTTTAATGTTTCGCAGACTGGACTGTGGTTTCTACTCGATTGTGTTTTTTGGCTTCAGTAGTAAAGTACAAAGTTCAGTATTTGAACTTGCCCGAAAGTGCCCCACAATCAAAGATTGTGCCAACAAAATCCACagttattttccaaataattttCACTCTACAATTCAGATCTGTATTGTTGCAAAATGCCCATTGTATTGTGGTTTAATTCTATAGCTTTAGTTACTGTTTTTGTGGAGACACTGAACAGAAGCATTTGCCTAATGTTTGCAGAAGAAGAACCAAAACAttagttgattttttttaaatactatgAAAAACATACTTGTAAATAATgcacaagtttgagaaaggccTTTTATTACAAAAcgttaatgaaaaataaacttgttctgtttatttctttcttaGTTTTGGTTGACTGGAATAAAAAGATGTTGCATAAAccatggatgttttttttttttcttttcattatgCCACAAGAAAATTTGAGGTTCCAAAACAGGTGATATATATTCTcactctctatccctctctctgtctgtctctgtctctctctgccaaTACACAATGGAGgttaaaatatatgtacatatatatttgcTAACAAAATAGAGCCAATTCATAGAAAATGAAATAAGGACTTTGTAAGAGTAGTATGTAAAGT is a window of Hoplias malabaricus isolate fHopMal1 chromosome 1, fHopMal1.hap1, whole genome shotgun sequence DNA encoding:
- the gnmt gene encoding glycine N-methyltransferase, producing the protein MVDSVYRTRSLGVAAVGLPDQYADGKAAKVWQLYIGDTRRRTQEYRSWLVALLKQHNCNSVLDVACGTGVDSIMLVEEGFKLVSVDASDKMLKYALKERWERRKEQAFDQWVIEEANWLTLSEDVQKPGEGFDAVICLGNSFAHLPDFKGDQSDQKLALQNIGSMVKPGGILIIDHRNYDYILETGRAPQGKNIYYQSDLKQDISTSVLWVNNKPHMVTLDYSLEIPQPEDAHTPPDTSKFRLSYYPHRLENFKELLKEAFFGQCEQTMFADFKHYEPDQGEAPCYFIHVVKKNIV